gatgatggtgatgatgatgatgatggatgatggtgatgatgatgatggtgaagatgatgatggtgatgatgatgatggtgatgatgatgatgatggtggtgatgatgatgatgatgatgatgatggtgatgatgatggttctctgtgtctgcagcctcagaggagtcagagagagacatCTACATGCGCTTCATGAAGTGTCACAAGTGTTATGACATCATCCCGACCAGCTCCAAACTGGTGGTGTTTGACACCACGCtgcaggtgagacacacacacacacacacacacacacacacacacacagtaacacacacacacacacacacacacacacagtaacacacacacacacacacacacacacacacacacacacacacacacacacacacacacacacacacagtaacacacacacacacacacacacacacacacacacacacacacaggtacatctaaccaatcagaacctGGTGATGAATTAACTGATGTGTACAGATGTCACTAAAACATCAAAGAGAAAATGTGGTTGCTAATATTCTTgctattttatttgtattattataattattataattattataattattataattatttgtattattgttattattgttattgatgTTATTGATGTTTCGTCATGTTTAAGGTAAAGAAAGCGTTCTTTGCTCTGGTGGCAAACGGAGTGAGAGCTGCTCCACTGTGGGAGAGCAAGAAACAAAGCTTCGTAGGTAAGACTGATCCTCTCCTCCGGCTGCTATAATATTCACAGAGACTTTGAGAGCACATCTATATTtagcagtaacacacacacacacacatacacacacacacacacacacacacacacacacacacacacacacacacacacacacacacacttcatcctCACTTACAGTGGAGGTCATgaatctctctctgtttcaggAATGTTGACCATCACAGACTTCATCAACATCCTGACCAGATACTATAAATCGCccatggtaacacacacacacacacacacacacacacacacacacacacacacacacacacacacacacacacacacacacacacacacacacagtgacatcaaGTAATAACAAGTGGGATAAGATAAATGTCTGCACTGCATCGCTTCATAAGAATAATACATCTTTGACCCGGGTTCATCTCAGAATCACTGATTAAAGACTCATTTCTGTTAATGAATCACAGTGTAAACTATTACTGGGTCAGACTCTCACTGTGAGTCTCTGTCTTCTTCAGGTTCAGATTTACGAGCTGGAGGAACATAAGATCGAGACGTGGAGAGGTCAGacttctctttgtctctgatgTGTTGTTAGTTGATAATGTTGTGGTTGAACACATGAATAAtgattcatgtgttcatgttgacAGAGCTCTACCTGCAGGAGACCTTCAAACCTCTGGTCCACATCTCACCTGATGCCAGGTACGTGTGTGTTGATATTCAGACTCACAGTTAGAACTACTGAATCATTTATTATCTACTAGAAATAAactgaagaggagaaaagaagtatTGATCAAATATTCCTGTAACTTTCTTTCCCTGTCAGTATATTTGAAGCTGTGTACTCGCTGATAAAGAATAAGATCCATCGTCTTCCCGTCATTGATCCGGTCAGCGGGAACGCTCTCTACATCCTGACACACAAGAGGATCCTCAAGTTCCTGCAGCTCTTTGTGAGTCTTCAGCAGCTTTACATGATGCTGTATAAAGAATGTAACTCTAGTATTAAAGCTAGCGGCCCTGGCTAGGACTGACCAATGAGAGGATTTCATGCAGATTTCTGATAGTCAGATAGATTGAATAGAGCAGCTGTCTGATAAGTTAAACTCAGAACTGCTGCAGGTTAGAAAGTTAAACGCTGTCACTGCAGTTATACAATGAATCACATGTACAGACCAGAGCTGGTAGATTAAATCATAATTACAAGAACCAGCAACATAAACAGCGAGGCACACGGCTCAGGCTCAGCCAATAATCAGTCACATGAGGAGGATTTAAACAGCAGCAGGGTTTTATAAACAGGAGAACCTTAAAAATACAAGCAGCTACTGGAGAGAGATGGTATGTTCTTCTTCTGGGTTCCTGTCAGGAGTCTGGCAGAAAGGATTTATCTTTCAGTACTAAATGAACTGGTCTGGTGGAATCAAATATCACACCAAGGCAACTTCAGACTTACCTTCATTCAGCTGGAGCACGTTTTCTACCGTCCAACACTTAATGTCCTCGATGTAGTTCAGGAGGATGACTAGACTGGATGGTTTGGTTTCAGGGGAGAGAAAGCTGAGAGTCATCAGCGTCTGAAGCAGGTAGAGAAATAAATGTGACCTGGACTCTATAGTGAGCTGTTACTCTGAACTCAACCAATCAGTGACTTTACACTTTAAACATGAGACTGTAGCTgacattaatgtgtgtgtgtgtgtgtgtgtgtgtgtgtgtgtgtgtgtgtgtgtgtgtgtgtgtgtcaggtgtgtgagATGCCGATGCCGGCCTTCATGAAGCAGACTCTGGAGGAGCTGTGTGTGGGAACGTACACTAACATCGCCTACATCCACCCAGACACTCCGCTCATCACAGCGCTGTCCGTCTTCACACACCGCCGAGTCTCTGCGCTGCCCGTCGTTGACCACAacggtaacacacacacacacacacacacacacacacacacacacacacacacacacacacacacagacagaggtgTGAGTGAAGTCTTGACGAGGTTAAGAGactgttgtgtgtttgcaggcagAGTCGTAGATATCTACTCCAAGTTTGACGTCATCGTGAGTAAATCAGCGTTCACACATCTTCATTATCAGAGCTGTGTGAAGAAGCACCTGTTGGaccacctctgtgtgtgtgtgtgtgtgtgtgtgtgtgtgtgtgtgtgtgtgtgtgtgtgtgtgtgtgtgtgtagaaccTGGCAGCAGAGAAGACGTACAACAACCTGGATGTGACGGTGACTCAGGCTCTCAGACACAGGTCTCAGTACTTTGAAGGAGTCATGAAGTGCAACAAACTGGAGACGCTGGAAACCATCGTGGACCGCATCGTTAAGGCTGAGGTAaaactaacacacatacacacacacgcacactcgcacacgcacacacacacacacagaacttctaactgatgttcagttttttgtcttttatgaacaaaataattatttttaggTATTTGTTTCTTCTGCTGCTGACAACTGaggtatgtctgtgtgtgtgtgtgtgtgtgtgtgtgtgtgtgtgtgtgtgtgtgtgtgtgtgtgtgtgtgtgtgtgtgtgtgtgtgtgtgtgtgtgtgtaggttcaCAGGTTGGTTGTTGTAGATGAGGAGTCTCATATCGTTGGTATCGTCTCTCTGTCCGATATCCTGCAGGCGCTGGTCCTCATCCCTGCAggtacactcacacacacacacacacacacacacacacacacacaca
Above is a window of Scomber scombrus chromosome 20, fScoSco1.1, whole genome shotgun sequence DNA encoding:
- the LOC134002587 gene encoding 5'-AMP-activated protein kinase subunit gamma-2-like, with amino-acid sequence MLEQPDPDDAASEESERDIYMRFMKCHKCYDIIPTSSKLVVFDTTLQVKKAFFALVANGVRAAPLWESKKQSFVGMLTITDFINILTRYYKSPMVQIYELEEHKIETWRELYLQETFKPLVHISPDASIFEAVYSLIKNKIHRLPVIDPVSGNALYILTHKRILKFLQLFVCEMPMPAFMKQTLEELCVGTYTNIAYIHPDTPLITALSVFTHRRVSALPVVDHNGRVVDIYSKFDVINLAAEKTYNNLDVTVTQALRHRSQYFEGVMKCNKLETLETIVDRIVKAEVHRLVVVDEESHIVGIVSLSDILQALVLIPAGLGRKESLPSQPTALEPSRETDAGDTDAAQSSQQGETGEGGKKEEKEEEEEKGEGVTETETTEEGQTSEGGKEEKETGEGEKEEKETSEGGKEEKETSEGEKEEKETGEGEKEEETGGGEKEEKEEKETSEGEKEEEETVKPEEETETVRTPQFRKQQPHSRVLQPVVESQIELYQMDWVGPQS